A genomic region of Mitsuaria sp. 7 contains the following coding sequences:
- the mreD gene encoding rod shape-determining protein MreD, with protein sequence MIMPRGASQLLLPANPLFIAFSLIVGLLIDMVPVGRQPWMPDVLALVLVFWNVHQPRRVGVGWAFVFGLMIDVHHGALLGQHALAYSLLAFGAVALHRRLLWFTLGAQALHVLPLFVLATAIAVIVRLIVGGMWPGWSLVLAPLLQAALWPIAAALLLAPQRRAPDPDAHRPL encoded by the coding sequence ATGATCATGCCGCGTGGTGCGAGCCAGCTGCTGCTGCCCGCCAACCCCCTGTTCATCGCATTCAGTCTCATCGTCGGGCTGCTGATCGACATGGTGCCCGTCGGACGTCAGCCCTGGATGCCGGACGTGCTGGCGCTGGTGCTGGTGTTCTGGAACGTCCATCAGCCGCGGCGCGTCGGCGTCGGCTGGGCCTTCGTCTTCGGCCTGATGATCGATGTGCACCACGGCGCGCTGCTGGGCCAGCATGCGCTGGCCTACAGCCTGCTCGCCTTCGGCGCGGTGGCGCTGCACCGCCGGCTGCTGTGGTTCACGCTGGGCGCCCAGGCGCTGCACGTGCTGCCGCTGTTCGTGCTCGCGACCGCGATCGCCGTGATCGTCCGGCTGATCGTCGGCGGCATGTGGCCGGGCTGGAGCCTCGTGCTGGCGCCGCTGCTGCAGGCGGCGCTGTGGCCGATCGCCGCGGCGCTCCTGCTCGCGCCCCAGCGTCGCGCGCCGGACCCCGACGCGCACCGGCCGCTCTGA
- a CDS encoding rod shape-determining protein, with protein sequence MFASLRRYFSTDLAIDLGTANTLIYVRGKGVVLDEPSVVAIRHEGGPNGKKTIQAVGHEAKAMLGKVPGNIEAIRPMKDGVIADFVVTEQMIKQFIKMVHDTKLLRPSPRIIICVPCGSTQVEKRAIRDAALGAGASEVYLIEEPMAAAIGAGLPVSEASGSMVIDIGGGTTEVGVISLGGMVYKGSVRVGGDKFDEAIINYIRRNYGMLIGEPTAESIKKNIGSAFPGSEVKEMEVKGRNLSEGVPRSFTISSNEILEALTDPLNQIVSAVKNALEQTPPELGADIAERGMMLTGGGALLRDLDRLLAEETGLPVLVAEDPLTCVVRGCGMALERMERLGSIFTNE encoded by the coding sequence ATGTTCGCCTCCCTGCGCCGCTATTTCTCCACCGACCTCGCCATCGACCTGGGCACCGCCAACACGCTGATCTACGTCCGCGGAAAAGGCGTGGTGCTGGACGAACCGTCCGTCGTCGCCATCCGCCATGAAGGCGGTCCCAACGGCAAGAAGACGATCCAGGCCGTCGGCCACGAAGCCAAGGCCATGCTGGGCAAGGTGCCCGGCAACATCGAGGCGATCCGCCCGATGAAGGACGGCGTGATCGCCGACTTCGTGGTGACGGAGCAGATGATCAAGCAGTTCATCAAGATGGTGCACGACACCAAGCTGCTGCGTCCGTCGCCCCGCATCATCATCTGCGTCCCCTGCGGCTCCACGCAGGTCGAGAAGCGCGCCATCCGGGACGCCGCGCTGGGCGCGGGCGCCTCGGAGGTCTACCTGATCGAGGAACCGATGGCCGCCGCGATCGGCGCGGGCCTGCCGGTGTCGGAAGCCTCGGGCTCGATGGTCATCGACATCGGCGGCGGCACGACCGAGGTCGGCGTGATCTCGCTGGGCGGCATGGTCTACAAGGGCTCGGTCCGCGTCGGCGGCGACAAGTTCGACGAGGCCATCATCAACTACATCCGCCGCAACTACGGCATGCTGATCGGCGAGCCGACGGCGGAGTCCATCAAGAAGAACATCGGCTCGGCCTTCCCCGGCTCCGAAGTCAAGGAGATGGAAGTCAAGGGCCGCAACCTCAGCGAAGGCGTGCCGCGCAGCTTCACGATCTCGTCCAACGAGATCCTGGAAGCGCTGACCGACCCGCTGAACCAGATCGTCTCGGCCGTGAAGAACGCGCTGGAGCAGACCCCGCCGGAGCTGGGCGCCGACATCGCCGAGCGCGGCATGATGCTGACCGGCGGCGGCGCGCTGCTGCGCGACCTGGACCGTCTGCTGGCCGAGGAAACCGGCCTGCCGGTGCTGGTCGCGGAAGATCCGCTGACCTGCGTGGTCCGCGGTTGCGGCATGGCCCTGGAGCGCATGGAACGCCTGGGTTCGATCTTCACGAACGAATAA
- the gatC gene encoding Asp-tRNA(Asn)/Glu-tRNA(Gln) amidotransferase subunit GatC has protein sequence MALTHDDVSRIAKLARLELSGDEQAALLPQLNGFFSIVEQMSAVDTSGVDPLYTPLSAVQEVALRLREDRITEADQRELNQRSAPAVEDGLFLVPKVIE, from the coding sequence ATGGCACTCACCCACGACGATGTCAGCCGGATCGCCAAACTGGCCCGGCTTGAACTTTCCGGCGACGAGCAGGCCGCGCTGCTGCCGCAGCTCAATGGCTTCTTCTCGATCGTCGAGCAGATGAGCGCGGTCGACACCAGCGGCGTCGACCCCCTCTACACGCCGCTGTCGGCGGTGCAGGAGGTCGCCCTGCGCCTGCGCGAGGACCGCATCACCGAAGCCGACCAGCGCGAGCTCAACCAGCGCAGCGCCCCCGCCGTCGAGGACGGCCTGTTCCTGGTCCCGAAAGTCATCGAATGA
- the mreC gene encoding rod shape-determining protein MreC — MPLGTLDRNPPPLFREGPSALTKLAFCAALAVFLMVADSRFQVTAPARAGLALALHPLQRALLAPVDAWEQAGDYARGMEKATEAENQARQQLASQAVILSRAAQLQAENTRLRALLELREALPVKGLAAEVLYEAPDPFSRRIIIDRGGHGGVRLGAPVVNDAGVLGQVTRVYPLSAEVTLLTDRDATIPVLNTRTQQRGVAYGGERGVMELRFIAANADIKAGDALSTSGLDGLYPPGLPVAKVAEVERRGDTSFARVGLAPIAQPDSARHVLVLEPLEGQESARTEAAQEAASAANAAAAEAASRPPRSRASAASASKGGTR, encoded by the coding sequence ATGCCTCTCGGCACCCTCGACCGCAATCCACCGCCGCTGTTCCGCGAAGGCCCGTCCGCGTTGACGAAGCTGGCCTTCTGCGCGGCACTGGCGGTCTTTCTCATGGTGGCGGACTCCCGCTTCCAGGTCACGGCGCCCGCCCGCGCGGGGCTGGCGCTCGCGCTGCATCCGCTGCAGCGCGCGCTGCTGGCGCCCGTCGATGCCTGGGAACAGGCCGGCGACTACGCCCGCGGCATGGAGAAAGCCACCGAGGCCGAGAACCAGGCCCGGCAGCAGCTCGCCTCGCAGGCGGTGATCCTGAGCCGTGCCGCGCAGCTGCAGGCCGAGAACACGCGCCTGCGCGCGCTGCTCGAGCTGCGCGAGGCGCTGCCGGTGAAGGGGCTTGCCGCCGAGGTGCTCTACGAGGCACCGGATCCTTTCTCGCGCCGGATCATCATCGATCGCGGCGGCCACGGCGGCGTGCGGCTGGGCGCGCCGGTGGTCAACGATGCCGGCGTGCTCGGGCAGGTGACGCGGGTCTATCCGCTGTCCGCTGAAGTGACCCTGCTGACCGACCGCGACGCCACCATCCCCGTGCTCAACACCCGCACCCAGCAGCGCGGCGTCGCCTACGGCGGCGAGCGCGGCGTGATGGAGCTGCGCTTCATCGCCGCGAACGCCGACATCAAGGCCGGCGACGCGCTCTCGACCTCGGGCCTGGACGGCCTGTATCCGCCGGGCCTGCCCGTGGCGAAGGTCGCCGAGGTCGAACGCCGCGGCGACACCAGCTTTGCGCGCGTCGGCCTGGCGCCTATCGCTCAGCCCGACAGCGCGCGTCACGTTCTGGTGCTGGAGCCGCTGGAAGGACAGGAGTCCGCACGCACCGAAGCCGCGCAGGAAGCCGCCAGCGCCGCGAATGCCGCTGCGGCTGAAGCCGCCAGCCGACCGCCGCGCAGTCGGGCGTCGGCCGCGTCCGCATCGAAGGGAGGCACCCGATGA
- the gatA gene encoding Asp-tRNA(Asn)/Glu-tRNA(Gln) amidotransferase subunit GatA has protein sequence MTPPLHHLGVAELGRALRAKTVSSTELTQHLLARVAAAKDLGAFLHIDEAYALARARDADARLAQGEAGALIGVPLAHKDIFVTRDMPTTAGSKMLEGYLSPFDATVVDRLNAAGTVSLGKLNCDEFAMGSANENSAYFKALNPWDRTRVPGGSSGGSAVAVAAGLVPATTGTDTGGSIRQPASFSGITGIKPTYGVCSRYGMIAFASSLDQAGVFARSAEDCALLLSTMSGFDERDATSVQQPPQDFSAQMLTARDGATAAQPLKGLRIGLPKEFFPAALSADVDGAVRAGLAELEKLGATLVDVSLPRTELAIPVYYIIAPAEASSNLSRFDGVKFGHRAKDYGNLNDMYEKTRAEGFGAEVKRRIMIGSYVLSHGYYDAYYLQAQKLRRMIADDFQQAFQHCDLIAGPVAPTVAWKQGEGADDPVKAYLADIFTLPGSLAGLPGMSVPVGTGEGGMPVGLQLLGNYFREGTLLHAAHALQQATDWHRQHPAGV, from the coding sequence ATGACCCCGCCCCTCCACCACCTCGGCGTGGCCGAGCTCGGCCGCGCCTTGCGCGCCAAGACGGTCTCCAGCACCGAACTGACGCAACATCTGCTTGCGCGTGTTGCCGCGGCGAAGGACCTCGGCGCCTTCCTGCACATCGACGAGGCCTACGCGCTGGCCCGGGCCCGGGACGCGGATGCGCGACTGGCGCAAGGCGAGGCCGGCGCGCTGATCGGTGTGCCGCTCGCACACAAGGACATCTTCGTCACCCGCGACATGCCGACCACCGCCGGCTCGAAGATGCTCGAGGGCTACCTGAGCCCCTTCGACGCGACCGTCGTCGACCGCCTGAACGCCGCCGGCACCGTCTCGCTCGGCAAGCTGAACTGCGACGAGTTCGCGATGGGCTCCGCCAATGAGAACAGCGCCTACTTCAAGGCGCTGAACCCCTGGGACCGCACGCGCGTGCCGGGCGGCTCGTCGGGCGGTTCGGCGGTCGCCGTGGCCGCGGGCCTCGTCCCCGCGACGACCGGCACCGACACCGGCGGCTCGATCCGTCAGCCGGCCAGCTTCTCCGGCATCACCGGCATCAAGCCGACCTACGGCGTGTGCTCGCGCTACGGGATGATCGCGTTCGCGTCGAGCCTGGACCAGGCCGGCGTCTTCGCCCGCTCGGCCGAGGACTGCGCGCTGCTGCTGTCGACGATGAGCGGCTTCGACGAACGCGACGCCACCAGCGTCCAGCAGCCGCCGCAGGACTTCAGCGCGCAGATGCTGACCGCCCGTGACGGCGCGACCGCCGCACAGCCGCTGAAGGGACTGCGCATCGGCCTGCCCAAGGAGTTCTTCCCGGCCGCGCTGTCCGCCGACGTCGACGGCGCCGTGCGCGCGGGTCTGGCGGAGCTGGAGAAGCTCGGCGCGACCCTCGTGGACGTGTCGCTGCCGCGCACCGAGCTGGCGATCCCGGTCTACTACATCATCGCCCCGGCCGAGGCGAGCTCGAACCTGTCGCGCTTCGACGGCGTGAAGTTCGGGCACCGCGCCAAGGACTACGGCAACCTGAACGACATGTACGAGAAGACCCGCGCCGAGGGTTTCGGCGCCGAGGTCAAACGCCGGATCATGATCGGCAGCTACGTGCTCTCGCACGGCTACTACGACGCCTACTACCTGCAGGCGCAGAAGCTGCGCCGCATGATCGCGGACGACTTCCAGCAGGCCTTCCAGCACTGCGACCTGATCGCCGGCCCGGTGGCGCCGACGGTCGCGTGGAAGCAGGGCGAGGGCGCGGACGATCCGGTGAAAGCCTACCTCGCCGACATCTTCACGCTGCCCGGCTCGCTGGCCGGCCTGCCCGGCATGAGCGTGCCGGTGGG